A section of the Oscarella lobularis chromosome 15, ooOscLobu1.1, whole genome shotgun sequence genome encodes:
- the LOC136196242 gene encoding fibroblast growth factor receptor 3-like: MFAKAIASLLFVSLSLSKRYVELGTSANVSCDRAAAGGNDTNAILPKGARRIESRFVVANATRNDGGWYYCSSKNLSGVYRTFEVVVGTRPRIDIPIGKVSADIADEGSVHHIKCPAAGVPTPSFRWYHRSSNCSGNWRPVFISNRDLLTRYVLEPSGNLEIFDFSRGDDGCYRCLVANAFGNDSRDFELTMLPLRRQPPAIFPARATVRWRYATDGVLTCNATGLWEIAWDETNHSSIHVNASSSSSFLGAAVQLVFRRIGPSVAGRYTCRLRKLGSGVEITKSIRVEVIGLPGSPPIRGERPVRRQLTYDDADVRRDVVFEQRGIRLSCRFHSNGSLPANVSWYENGGVVEIASNRRRVGGIVAFQNATSSNEVALYLLERGLRSTSGGGGGGETTRRYTCVASSFYYNETRLLLDVNLTYRYNDTVSSAFPPSFPAGGESNRRLVTGLSVVSAFLVLVFLLVVCWKASKKKLPVVSFLGRFALTTNDNEYTREQEDGATSVAEIASNCVENLAYVSSNVDAASASSGDFWEIKRGNLVVRKDVGHGYFGVVYKGLARGVDGTDEWTTVAIKRTRDDENDRKAHSDLATEANLMKLVGVHENVIRLLGLCTKNGPLLIVMEYAEFGNLRDYLRGKRFDDATSSIYSLPDRAALTKEQILHYALQIARGMEHLILKECIHRDLAARNVLVCAGETLKISDFGLAKDMHYMEYYRTLSTNPLPVKWSAPEVMFYQTYTQFSDV; the protein is encoded by the exons ATGTTCGCGAAAGCGATCgcctctcttctcttcgtctcgctTTCGCTCTCCAAGCGCTACGTCGAGCTCGGCACGAGCGCGAACGTCTCGTGcgatcgcgccgccgccggtggAAACGACACGAACGCGATTCTCCCGAAGGGGGcccgtcgaatcgaatcgcgtttcgtcgtcgcgaacgcgacgCGCAACGACGGAGGATGGTACTATTGCTCGTCAAAGAACCTATCAGGCGTCTATCGAACcttcgaagtcgtcgtaG GCACTCGACCGCGCATCGACATCCCAATTGGCAAAGTGTCGGCTGACATAGCAGATGAGGGCTCCGTTCATCATATCAAGTGCCCGGCGGCGGGAGTCccaacgccgtcgtttcgatgGTACCATCGCTCGTCGAACTGCAGTGGCAATTGGAGACCGGTGTTCATCAGCAATCGAGATCTTTTGACGAGATACGTTCTCGAGCCGTCGGGAAATTTGGAAATATTCGATTTCAGTCGGGGAGACGACGGCTGCTATCGATGCCTCGTCGCAAACGCATTCGGAAACGATTCGCGAGACTTCGAACTCACAATGC TTCCCCTGCGCCGGCAGCCGCCCGCCATCTTTCCCGCTCGGGCGACGGTCAGGTGGCGGTACGCGACCGACGGCGTCCTCACGTGCAACGCGACCGGCCTTTGGGAAATCGCCTGGGACGAAACGAATCATTCATCTATTCACGTGaacgcttcttcgtcgtcgtcgttcctcgGAGCGGCGGTCCAGCTCGTATTTCGCCGAATCGGACCCTCCGTCGCCGGTCGGTACACGTGCCGACTTCGCAAACTCGGCAGCGGCGTCGAAATTACGAAGAGCATTCGAGTGGAAGTCATTG GCTTGCCTGGCTCGCCTCCAATTCGCGGCGAGCGACCCGTGCGCCGACAATTGAcgtacgacgacgccgacgtgcgacgagacgtcgtcttcgaacaGCGAGGAATTCGTCTGTCTTGTCGTTTCCATAGCAACGGATCGCTTCCAGCGAACGTATCGTGGtacgaaaacggcggcgtcgtcgaaatcgcgtcgaatcgtcgtcgcgtcggcggaatcgtcgcctttcaaaacgcgacgtcgtcgaacgaagtCGCGTTGTATCTGCTCGAACGCGGccttcgttcgacgagcggcggcggcggcggcggcgagacgacgcgacgctaCACGTGCGTCGCCTCGTCGTTCTACTACAACGAAACGAgacttcttctcgacgtcaatttgactTATCGATATAACGATACCGTCTCCTCCGCGTTTCCCCCGTCGTTTCccgccggcggcgaatcgaatCGGCGATTGGTCACCGGCTTGAGCGTCGTTTCCgcttttctcgttctcgtttttcttctcgtcgtctgctGGAAggcgtcgaagaagaaattgcccgtcgtctcgttcttgGGTCGATTCgccttgacgacgaacgatAACGAGTATACGCGCGAGCAGGAGGACGGCGCTAcgagcgtcgccgaaatTGCGTCGAATTGCGTCGAGAATTTGGCGtacgtttcgtcgaacgtcgacgcggcgtcggcgtcgtcgggcGATTTTTGGGAAATTAAAAGAGGGAATCTGGTGGTGCGAAAAGACGTTG GGCACGGATACTTTGGGGTCGTGTATAAGGGATTGGCTAGAGGAGTCGACGGTACGGATGAGTGGACCACCGTCGCAATCAAACGTACCAGAG acgacgaaaatgacCGTAAAGCTCACAGCGACCTCGCCACCGAGGCGAATCTCATGAAACTAGTCGGTGTTCACGAGAACGTAATAAGACTACTAGGACTCTGCACGAAAAACG GCCCCTTGCTCATTGTCATGGAATACGCCGAGTTCGGCAATCTTCGCGACTATTTGCGCGGcaaacgattcgacgacgcgacgtcgtcgatctatTCCCTGCCCGACCGCGCGGCACTGACAAAAGAGCAAATACTGCACTACGCCTTGCAGATAGCTCGCGGCATGGAACATCTCATTCTCAAAGAG TGTATTCATCGGGACTTGGCAGCTCGTAACGTGTTAGTATGTGCCGGAGAGACGTTGAAGATATCCGATTTCGGCTTGGCTAAGGACATGCACTACATGGAGTACTATCGGACGCTGTCTACG AATCCGCTCCCTGTCAAATGGTCGGCGCCGGAAGTGATGTTCTATCAAACGTACACGCAGTTTAGTGACGTGTAA